One window from the genome of Nicotiana tomentosiformis chromosome 5, ASM39032v3, whole genome shotgun sequence encodes:
- the LOC104116836 gene encoding F-box/FBD/LRR-repeat protein At1g13570-like, with amino-acid sequence MYNILTLHSGQVTKFTLSMSELKKYPQIGSLIYFLSRNGIEHLVLQFSEWNRYKLPSSFFSCSQLRYLTLQNCLVCPPPVFKGFDMLISLELCHVLISSKSLESLISSSPFLENLVLKISDTVNHIQIKAPKLRSFDFSGCLKLISLNNVPHLAKLSLLYGESFEESEKCDLDKFFQSHPAIEHLHMEYGSVQFLVAEVPRRLSSALNYLKCLYVSLDGLDDLSCALCLLRSSPYLQDLEVKVSIDESDDEVDEVSTSFSDVTLNHVRTVKVEGITGTKLDMQLIKLLLAKSPMLVRMLIEPDLYWVNKEKGAEILAELSTFQRASRKAEIVCQLERKWN; translated from the exons ATGTACAACATTTTGACCCTTCATTCTGGACAAGTTACTAAGTTTACCCTTTCCATGTCTGAACTGAAAAAGTATCCTCAGATTGGCAGCTTGATATATTTCCTCTCTAGGAACGGCATTGAACATCTTGTTCTTCAATTTTCGGAGTGGAACCGATACAAATTGCCTTCATCATTTTTCTCGTGTTCACAGTTGAGGTATTTAACCCTGCAAAATTGTCTAGTATGTCCCCCACCAGTCTTCAAAGGATTTGATATGTTAATTAGCCTGGAACTGTGTCATGTCTTAATTTCTTCCAAGTCACTAGAAAGTTTAATCTCTTCTAGCCCGTTTCTTGAGAATTTAGTATTGAAAATCTCAGATACTGTAAACCACATTCAAATTAAAGCTCCCAAGTTGAGATCCTTCGACTTCTCAGGCTGTCTAAAACTTATTTCCTTAAACAATGTTCCTCATCTTGCTAAGCTCTCTCTTTTGTATGGAGAATCATTTGAGGAATCAGAAAAATGTGATCTTGACAAATTTTTTCAGTCACATCCTGCTATTGAGCATCTCCACATGGAATACGGGAGTGTCCAG TTCTTGGTTGCTGAAGTACCAAGAAGGCTTTCCTCAGCTCTTAACTATCTTAAATGTCTTTACGTATCTCTGGATGGACTAGATGATCTTTCCTGTGCTCTTTGCTTGCTACGAAGCTCCCCATATTTACAAGATCTTGAAGTGAAG GTATCTATTGATGAATCGGATGATGaagttgatgaagtttctacaagCTTCTCAGATGTGACATTGAATCACGTTAGGACGGTTAAAGTTGAAGGAATAACAGGCACAAAGCTTGATATGCAGCTTATCAAGCTTCTATTGGCAAAATCCCCAATGCTTGTGAGAATGCTAATTGAGCCAGACCTATATTGGGTAAACAAAGAAAAAGGAGCGGAGATACTTGCAGAGTTATCGACATTTCAGCGGGCATCGCGTAAAGCTGAAATTGTATGTCAGCTAGAAAGGAAATGGAATTGA